AACCGAAAAAAATGCGAGCCTCTATGAGCGCTTGGGAAGAGGGGCGGCACACACCAACGGAAGAAGAACTGAAAGCGGCTTCTCCAGAGCCTTTAACTCCTTGGGAACGATGGTCTTATCGTGCTATTGAATCGCGGAGATCAGACAAGAAACGGGTGAACGGTCCCCGTGTTTATTTCGTGTTGCGCGAAGGGATCGGTACCCAAATCGATAGTTTACAGGGCGAGATCAACGCCTTATTGGCAGACCCTGATCAAGATCTCGATAAAAAGAAGGAAGAAGAAACTAAGCTGCGTCAGGAAATCACGACGCTTCGCACTGAGCTGCAGACCTTGCGCGCTCAAGGTGACGGTAAGCGTAAAGACAGCTCGTTGATCTTTCCCTTTATTCTCGTTCCCGAGTGCGGCGCCATTGAAATTATGGCAATTTTTTTAGCCGCCGTCCTCGCATTTCCCACGCTGTGGCGAAAACGATTGATCGGGCTTGTCGTTGGGCTGCCTGCCATGTATGGCGTGAATATCTTTCGCCTGACCATCTTAGCCATTATCGGCGCTTTAGATACGAAACGGCAATGGTTCAATTTTGCCCATGAATATGTATGGCAGGCCATTTATATTATTTTCGTTGTGGTGGTCTGGCTTCTTTGGGCGGAATATATCGTAAACCGAGAACGCCCTGCAGGGCGCTCACAAGCTTGGGGATTGCCCGCTTTTTGCCTGAAATTTTTGGTCGCCGTTATCGCATTGGTGATGCTCTGGTGGTGGCTGCTTCCCTATTATGGTTATGTGCTGCTCCAAGCGACAGGCATACCGCTGCGCTATCTCTTCGGCATGGCGATTGAGGCGGGCCGTGTCGAGGCATCGGGGTTGATGCGCACAGGAACACAACTTATCTACACCATTGCCGGTCATGAACGAAGTATGCACATCGCCTTGTTGGCGACGAATGTACCCCCGTATGCCGCTTTGATTCTGGCGACTGCAGGTCTTGGATGGCTGCGTCGAATCCGTATTTTGCTTCAAGGCGTCGGCATACTTTGTCTGTTCCATATGCTGTTTATTATTGTTGCCCTTCGTTTCCAAGATGACTTATTAAAAGTCAGTGAAATACCCAGCGCCATTATATTGTTTTTCCTAACTTTACCTTTCATGCTGTGGATCGTCTTCGCCTACTGGGATCGTATCCGTTCTTTAGGGCGCGGTAAAGACCATGATGCGTCGGAAGACAGCGATACAGTGCAAACGAAATGATCGCTGATCTGCCGCCGTGCGCATTTTGCAGCAAGTTAACGGAAAGCCGTGTCTTTCACCCATAATTCCACAACGCTGTCTGGCACTGACAGCGTGAATTCCTGATAGTCCTGAGGAGGTCGTCTATGTCGCTTCGTTTTTCATTATCGTCAGAACAAGCCCTGTCAATCCGTGAAAATTTCGGTACCCCCGTTTATGTCTATAGTGAGGCGTATTTAAAGAAGCAGGCTGCACAAGTGCTTGCTTTTCCCAATGCCTACGGCTTGACCGCCAGATTTGCTATGAAATCCTTGCCCACTGCGGCTGTGCTGCGTATTTTCAACGATGCCGGCTTGCATCTCGATCCAAGCAGCGGATTTGAGGCGGAACGCGCTCTCCGCGCCGGAATTGATCCTTCTAAAATACAGATTACAGCGCAACAGCTGCCCTCCAACCTGAAAGAACTGGTGGAACAAGGCTGCCTCTTTAATGCCTGTTCCTTAAGACAGTTGGAAATTTGGGGACAACTCTTCCCCGGCCGTGATACGGGAATACGAATCAATCCCGGCTTGGGTTCAGGGCACAGCAATCGCACGAATGTAGGCGGACATTCTTCCAGTTTCGGCATTTGGCACGGCTACATCGATCGTATAAAAGAGATTGCGAAAAAGTATGGACTGTCTATTACGGCCATGCACACGCATATCGGTTCCGGAGCAGATCCGGAAGTATGGCTTCGTTGTGCCCGCCTGTC
The DNA window shown above is from Candidatus Hydrogenedentota bacterium and carries:
- a CDS encoding archaeosortase/exosortase family protein is translated as MSAWEEGRHTPTEEELKAASPEPLTPWERWSYRAIESRRSDKKRVNGPRVYFVLREGIGTQIDSLQGEINALLADPDQDLDKKKEEETKLRQEITTLRTELQTLRAQGDGKRKDSSLIFPFILVPECGAIEIMAIFLAAVLAFPTLWRKRLIGLVVGLPAMYGVNIFRLTILAIIGALDTKRQWFNFAHEYVWQAIYIIFVVVVWLLWAEYIVNRERPAGRSQAWGLPAFCLKFLVAVIALVMLWWWLLPYYGYVLLQATGIPLRYLFGMAIEAGRVEASGLMRTGTQLIYTIAGHERSMHIALLATNVPPYAALILATAGLGWLRRIRILLQGVGILCLFHMLFIIVALRFQDDLLKVSEIPSAIILFFLTLPFMLWIVFAYWDRIRSLGRGKDHDASEDSDTVQTK